A portion of the Cryptomeria japonica chromosome 5, Sugi_1.0, whole genome shotgun sequence genome contains these proteins:
- the LOC131056541 gene encoding serine/arginine-rich splicing factor RSZ21A isoform X1 gives MSRVYVGNLDPRATKQELEDEFRVFGVLRSIWVAQRPPGYAFIEFDDRHDAEDAIRALDGKHGWRVEMSRSSRGGGGGGGGGGGGGGRGRGGGSDLKCYECGESGHFARECRLRIGAGGLGSGRRRSPSPRFRRSPSYGSRSHGRRIQSPSYSPYRGAYGDRNGRSRSPRRSRSPRRRGYSPRPGRSYSRSPPPRRSHRVSPYANGSPRRSGSPRVQSSPPRRDCQASPYGHGSPVGRGSYRSRSPHLQSSSPPRDQRASPYANGSLVGRSPRRSGSPRLQSPAPHPERQVSPYVNGSPTGGDQSHAHS, from the exons ATGTCTCGTgtatatgttggcaatttggatccTCGGGCCACCAAGCAAGAGCTGGAAGATGAATTTCGGGTGTTTGGGGTTCTCCGCAG TATCTGGGTTGCACAAAGGCCTCCAGGTTATGCATTTATAGAATTTGATGACCGACATGATGCTGAGGATGCAATTCGTGCCTTGGATG GTAAACATGGTTGGCGAGTTGAGATGTCCCGAAGTTCAAGAGGTGGTGGTGGTGGGGGTGGGGGTGGTGGTGGGGGTGGTGGTCGTGGACGTGGTGGTGGAAGTGATCTTAAGTGCTATGAATGTGGCGAGTCGGGCCATTTTGCTCGGGAATGTCGTTTGCGTATAGGTGCTGGAGGCTTAGGCAGTGGTCGACGCCGAAGTCCTAGTCCCCGCTTTAGGCGCAGCCCAAGCTATGGTAGTAGAAGCCATGGACGAAGAATTCAGAGCCCATCTTACAGTCCCTATCGTGGAGCTTATGGGGATCGGAATGGCAG GAGTCGCAGTCCACGTAGAAGCCGCTCTCCGCGGCGTCGAGGCTATTCACCTCGACCGGGACGAAGTTACAGTAGGTCTCCCCCACCTCGTCGTAGCCATCGGGTGTCTCCCTATGCCAATGG AAGTCCTCGTAGAAGTGGTTCACCTCGTGTGCAATCATCTCCACCTCGTCGAGATTGTCAGGCATCTCCTTATGGCCATGG AAGTCCTGTTGGCAGAGGTTCTTATAGAAGTCGCTCACCTCATCTGCAATCATCTTCACCTCCTCGTGATCAACGTGCTTCACCATATGCCAATGG TAGTCTTGTTGGCCGAAGTCCTCGTAGAAGTGGTTCACCTCGTCTTCAATCACCTGCACCTCATCCCGAGCGTCAGGTCTCTCCTTACGTAAATGG AAGTCCCACTGGCGGAGATCAGAGCCATGCTCATAGCTGA
- the LOC131056541 gene encoding serine/arginine-rich splicing factor RSZ21A isoform X2 has product MSRVYVGNLDPRATKQELEDEFRVFGVLRSIWVAQRPPGYAFIEFDDRHDAEDAIRALDGKHGWRVEMSRSSRGGGGGGGGGGGGGGRGRGGGSDLKCYECGESGHFARECRLRIGAGGLGSGRRRSPSPRFRRSPSYGSRSHGRRIQSPSYSPYRGAYGDRNGRSRSPRRSRSPRRRGYSPRPGRSYSRSPPPRRSHRVSPYANGSPRRSGSPRVQSSPPRRDCQASPYGHGSPVGRGSYRSRSPHLQSSSPPRDQRASPYANGLVGRSPRRSGSPRLQSPAPHPERQVSPYVNGSPTGGDQSHAHS; this is encoded by the exons ATGTCTCGTgtatatgttggcaatttggatccTCGGGCCACCAAGCAAGAGCTGGAAGATGAATTTCGGGTGTTTGGGGTTCTCCGCAG TATCTGGGTTGCACAAAGGCCTCCAGGTTATGCATTTATAGAATTTGATGACCGACATGATGCTGAGGATGCAATTCGTGCCTTGGATG GTAAACATGGTTGGCGAGTTGAGATGTCCCGAAGTTCAAGAGGTGGTGGTGGTGGGGGTGGGGGTGGTGGTGGGGGTGGTGGTCGTGGACGTGGTGGTGGAAGTGATCTTAAGTGCTATGAATGTGGCGAGTCGGGCCATTTTGCTCGGGAATGTCGTTTGCGTATAGGTGCTGGAGGCTTAGGCAGTGGTCGACGCCGAAGTCCTAGTCCCCGCTTTAGGCGCAGCCCAAGCTATGGTAGTAGAAGCCATGGACGAAGAATTCAGAGCCCATCTTACAGTCCCTATCGTGGAGCTTATGGGGATCGGAATGGCAG GAGTCGCAGTCCACGTAGAAGCCGCTCTCCGCGGCGTCGAGGCTATTCACCTCGACCGGGACGAAGTTACAGTAGGTCTCCCCCACCTCGTCGTAGCCATCGGGTGTCTCCCTATGCCAATGG AAGTCCTCGTAGAAGTGGTTCACCTCGTGTGCAATCATCTCCACCTCGTCGAGATTGTCAGGCATCTCCTTATGGCCATGG AAGTCCTGTTGGCAGAGGTTCTTATAGAAGTCGCTCACCTCATCTGCAATCATCTTCACCTCCTCGTGATCAACGTGCTTCACCATATGCCAATGG TCTTGTTGGCCGAAGTCCTCGTAGAAGTGGTTCACCTCGTCTTCAATCACCTGCACCTCATCCCGAGCGTCAGGTCTCTCCTTACGTAAATGG AAGTCCCACTGGCGGAGATCAGAGCCATGCTCATAGCTGA